One window of Agromyces rhizosphaerae genomic DNA carries:
- a CDS encoding DUF4190 domain-containing protein produces MTDPKTPSDQPEEPETPAPTEPDTPAPAEPTVPTPAEPAPPAPEEPLAPTPAEPVVPTPPPAPEPTSPPAAPQASTPPPPAPPAYGPPAGQVSYAASPTPAPAAGAASPSPVLSIISLVAGVLGVVGSIVVVWIPIVGGILQLFIPAAAVVLGFLGRRKEPTGKGMALAGIITGFVGIAIGIISIIGWIAIFAAAPYSYYY; encoded by the coding sequence ATGACCGACCCGAAGACCCCGTCCGACCAGCCGGAGGAGCCGGAGACCCCGGCCCCCACCGAGCCGGACACGCCCGCACCCGCCGAGCCGACGGTGCCGACCCCCGCCGAGCCGGCGCCGCCGGCCCCAGAGGAGCCGCTCGCGCCGACCCCGGCCGAGCCGGTCGTGCCGACGCCGCCGCCCGCACCCGAGCCGACGTCACCGCCGGCGGCTCCGCAGGCGTCGACCCCGCCGCCGCCCGCGCCACCGGCGTACGGCCCGCCGGCCGGGCAGGTGTCGTACGCGGCGTCGCCGACGCCGGCGCCCGCGGCCGGCGCGGCGAGCCCGTCGCCGGTGCTCTCGATCATCTCGCTGGTCGCGGGCGTCCTGGGCGTCGTGGGATCGATCGTGGTCGTGTGGATCCCGATCGTGGGCGGCATCCTGCAGCTCTTCATCCCCGCCGCGGCGGTCGTCCTGGGCTTCCTGGGGCGCCGCAAGGAGCCGACGGGCAAGGGCATGGCGCTCGCCGGCATCATCACCGGCTTCGTGGGCATCGCGATCGGCATCATCTCGATCATCGGCTGGATCGCGATCTTCGCGGCCGCGCCGTACAGCTACTACTACTGA
- the rarD gene encoding EamA family transporter RarD → MTDSPRRASRATVDAPAGSRRAGFAYAFTAYGLWGVLPLYFLALAPTGPFEIVAWRVLLSLGFCAILLTVGRAWRALGVLVRDRRVMFVMAAAGALIYVNWQTYVYATATGRVVETSLGYFINPIVTVFLGVLVLGERLRVLQWVAVGISFVAVVVLTVAHGGPPWIALVLAFSFGLYGLIKKRVGARVDAVAGLTLETAWLAPVALVQLVVVAVTSGLTLGTAGPWHALLLLCAGAVTAVPLLAFAAGSRRLPLVSMGFIQYLAPVLQFIVGVAVLGEPMPLERWIGFALVWIAIGVLLADLARAAGRDRRARRALAASEDRDAPEAPVGPL, encoded by the coding sequence GTGACCGACTCTCCACGGCGCGCGTCGCGCGCGACGGTCGACGCCCCCGCCGGCTCGCGCCGGGCGGGCTTCGCCTACGCGTTCACGGCATACGGGCTGTGGGGCGTCCTCCCCCTGTACTTCCTCGCGCTCGCGCCCACCGGACCGTTCGAGATCGTGGCCTGGCGCGTGCTCCTCTCGCTCGGGTTCTGCGCGATCCTGCTCACGGTCGGGCGGGCGTGGCGAGCGCTCGGCGTGCTCGTGCGCGACCGCCGGGTGATGTTCGTCATGGCCGCCGCCGGCGCCCTCATCTACGTGAACTGGCAGACCTACGTCTACGCCACGGCGACCGGCCGGGTGGTCGAGACCTCGCTCGGCTACTTCATCAACCCGATCGTCACGGTGTTCCTCGGCGTGCTCGTGCTGGGGGAGCGGCTCCGCGTGCTCCAGTGGGTCGCCGTGGGGATCTCGTTCGTCGCGGTCGTGGTGCTCACGGTCGCACACGGCGGCCCGCCGTGGATCGCGCTCGTGCTCGCCTTCTCGTTCGGCCTCTACGGCCTCATCAAGAAGCGCGTCGGCGCGCGCGTCGACGCGGTGGCCGGGCTCACCCTCGAGACCGCGTGGCTCGCGCCGGTCGCGCTCGTGCAGCTCGTGGTCGTCGCCGTCACCTCCGGGCTCACGCTCGGCACGGCCGGGCCCTGGCACGCGCTGCTCCTGCTCTGCGCGGGGGCGGTCACGGCCGTGCCGCTGCTCGCGTTCGCGGCGGGATCGCGGCGGCTGCCGCTGGTGTCGATGGGCTTCATCCAGTACCTCGCGCCCGTGCTGCAGTTCATCGTCGGCGTCGCGGTGCTCGGCGAGCCCATGCCGCTCGAGCGATGGATCGGATTCGCGCTCGTCTGGATCGCGATCGGCGTGCTGCTGGCGGACCTCGCACGGGCCGCAGGACGCGACAGGAGGGCCCGCCGGGCCCTCGCCGCATCGGAGGACCGGGATGCCCCGGAAGCGCCCGTGGGGCCGCTCTGA
- a CDS encoding ABC transporter ATP-binding protein — protein sequence MEPEREMVVDVRGVTAGYLPGVNILNDCSLQARDGELIGIIGPNGAGKSTLLKSIFGLVKVRDGGIYLRGEEITNLKANKLVAKGVGFVPQTNNVFPTLTIQENLEMGVFQRPKDLKHRLEFVVDIFPELGKRLAQRAGSLSGGERQMVAMSRALMMGPHVLLLDEPSAGLSPVRQDEAFLRVKEINRAGVTTIMVEQNARRCLQICDRGYVLDQGHDAYTGTGRELLNDPKVIGLYLGTLGQEE from the coding sequence ATGGAGCCCGAGCGCGAGATGGTCGTCGACGTCCGCGGCGTCACCGCGGGCTACCTGCCGGGCGTGAACATCCTGAACGACTGCTCCCTGCAGGCCCGCGACGGCGAGCTCATCGGCATCATCGGCCCGAACGGTGCCGGCAAGTCGACGCTGCTCAAGTCGATCTTCGGGCTCGTGAAGGTGCGCGATGGCGGCATCTACCTCCGCGGCGAGGAGATCACCAACCTCAAGGCGAACAAGCTCGTCGCCAAGGGTGTGGGCTTCGTGCCGCAGACGAACAACGTCTTCCCGACGCTCACCATCCAGGAGAACCTCGAGATGGGCGTCTTCCAGCGCCCGAAGGACCTCAAGCACCGCCTCGAGTTCGTGGTCGACATCTTCCCCGAACTCGGCAAGCGCCTCGCGCAGCGCGCGGGCTCGCTGTCGGGCGGCGAGCGGCAGATGGTCGCCATGTCGCGCGCGCTCATGATGGGCCCGCACGTCCTGCTGCTCGACGAGCCGTCGGCCGGTCTCTCCCCCGTGCGCCAGGACGAGGCGTTCCTGCGCGTCAAGGAGATCAACCGCGCGGGCGTCACCACGATCATGGTCGAGCAGAACGCCCGCCGCTGCCTGCAGATCTGCGACCGCGGCTACGTGCTCGACCAGGGCCACGACGCCTACACGGGCACCGGGCGCGAGCTGCTGAACGACCCCAAGGTCATCGGCCTCTACCTCGGCACGCTCGGCCAGGAGGAGTAG
- a CDS encoding ABC transporter permease subunit, producing MAPAPASAEESQDDLVEEVEEEYTLFFRGNVQYEGEPLADVVITIEGPGGFSSTVQTDADGRWEVGVPEKVVYTVTLDEETLPEGVIVAEGGATREAEFGQTSNASVNFFLGEGQRVTQNIWSQVLDRAVTGLNFGLLLALASIGLSLIFGTTGLSNFAHAEMVTFGALIMLTFSVYLGWPVWIAIILSLVLSAALGWVLDAGLWKPLRRRGVAIVPLMIVSIGLSLAMRYTYQLFYGGTTQQLPGATIPPTIILGPISLSWIDVLSMGVSVVALLAFGYFLTRTRIGKATRAVSDNPSLASASGIDVDRVIRIVWILGALLAGISGILFAYYRPGVSWDMGFQLLLLIFAAVTLGGLGTAFGALVGSLIVGLFVELSTLWLPSDLKYVGALVVLILVLLFRPQGILGRRERIG from the coding sequence ATGGCGCCGGCTCCCGCCTCGGCGGAGGAGAGCCAGGACGACCTGGTCGAGGAGGTCGAGGAGGAGTACACCCTCTTCTTCCGCGGCAACGTCCAGTACGAGGGCGAGCCGCTCGCCGACGTCGTGATCACGATCGAGGGCCCCGGCGGGTTCAGTTCGACCGTGCAGACCGACGCCGACGGCCGCTGGGAGGTCGGCGTCCCCGAGAAGGTGGTCTACACCGTCACGCTCGACGAGGAGACGCTCCCCGAGGGCGTCATCGTCGCGGAGGGCGGCGCGACTCGCGAGGCGGAGTTTGGCCAGACCAGCAACGCCTCGGTCAACTTCTTCCTCGGCGAGGGCCAGCGCGTCACCCAGAACATCTGGAGCCAGGTGCTCGACCGCGCGGTCACGGGCCTCAACTTCGGCCTGCTGCTCGCGCTCGCATCGATCGGCCTCTCGCTCATCTTCGGCACGACCGGGCTGTCGAACTTCGCGCACGCGGAGATGGTCACGTTCGGCGCGCTGATCATGCTGACGTTCTCGGTCTACCTCGGGTGGCCGGTGTGGATCGCGATCATCCTGTCGCTCGTCCTCAGCGCGGCGCTCGGCTGGGTGCTCGACGCCGGCCTGTGGAAACCGCTCCGAAGGCGCGGCGTGGCGATCGTGCCGCTGATGATCGTCTCGATCGGCCTCTCGCTGGCGATGCGATACACGTACCAGCTGTTCTACGGCGGCACGACCCAGCAGCTCCCGGGCGCGACGATCCCACCGACGATCATCCTCGGGCCGATCTCGCTGTCGTGGATCGACGTGCTCAGCATGGGCGTGAGCGTCGTCGCGCTGCTCGCGTTCGGCTACTTCCTGACCCGCACCCGCATCGGCAAGGCGACCCGCGCGGTCTCCGACAACCCGAGCCTCGCGTCCGCCAGCGGCATCGACGTCGACCGGGTCATCCGCATCGTCTGGATCCTCGGCGCGCTGCTCGCCGGCATCAGCGGCATCCTCTTCGCCTACTACCGTCCGGGCGTCAGCTGGGACATGGGCTTCCAGCTCCTGCTGCTGATCTTCGCGGCGGTCACGCTGGGCGGCCTCGGCACCGCGTTCGGCGCGCTCGTCGGCTCGCTGATCGTCGGCCTGTTCGTCGAGCTGTCGACGCTCTGGCTGCCGAGCGACCTGAAGTACGTCGGCGCGCTGGTGGTGCTCATCCTGGTGCTGCTGTTCCGGCCACAGGGCATCCTGGGCCGTCGAGAGAGAATCGGATAG
- a CDS encoding DUF4190 domain-containing protein, translating to MTDPNTPQQPDYSAAPAPSGQYAAAPNTQKTNVLAIISLVSAFFISLVAVITGHIALSQIKKTGEQGRGLAIAGLVIGYIGLVVGVIVFIFWIAVIGFAASSGNLNY from the coding sequence GTGACCGACCCCAACACGCCGCAGCAGCCCGACTACTCCGCCGCGCCCGCGCCCTCCGGCCAGTACGCCGCCGCGCCGAACACGCAGAAGACGAACGTCCTCGCGATCATCTCGCTCGTGTCGGCGTTCTTCATCTCGCTCGTCGCGGTCATCACCGGCCACATCGCGCTCAGCCAGATCAAGAAGACGGGCGAGCAGGGCCGCGGCCTCGCGATCGCCGGCCTCGTCATCGGCTACATCGGCCTGGTGGTCGGCGTCATCGTCTTCATCTTCTGGATCGCCGTGATCGGCTTCGCGGCCTCGAGCGGCAACCTGAACTACTGA
- the guaB gene encoding IMP dehydrogenase — MDEQADPFGFTGLTYDDVLLLPGQTDVIPSEADTTSRLTRRIEVATPLLSSAMDTVTEQRMAIAMAREGGIGILHRNLSIEDQAQQVDQVKRSESGMITNPVTTHPDATVAEVDAMCGRYRVSGLPVIDDDGILVGIITNRDMRFVSDFEKPTARVRDVMTKAPLITGRVGIDPDDAVAIFAQHKIEKLPLIDADGRLTGLITVKDFDKSEKYPHATKDAEGRLRVGAAIGFFGDAWERAGRLRDAGVDVLVVDTANGQSRGVLEIISKLKADPAFADIDVIGGNVATRAGAQAIIDAGADAVKVGVGPGSICTTRVVAGVGVPQVTAVYEASLAARQAGVPLIADGGLQYSGDIAKALVAGADTVMLGSLLAGTAESPGELIFVNGKQFKQYRGMGSLGALQTRGEKTSYSKDRYFQADVPNDDKLIPEGIEGQVPYRGPLSAVAYQLVGGLRQSMFYVGARTIPELKAQGKFVRITPAGLKESHPHDVQIVVEAPNYRK; from the coding sequence ATGGACGAGCAGGCCGATCCGTTCGGTTTCACGGGACTCACCTACGACGACGTGCTGCTGCTGCCCGGGCAGACCGACGTCATCCCGAGCGAGGCGGACACGACCTCGCGCCTCACCCGCCGGATCGAGGTGGCCACGCCGCTGCTCTCGTCGGCGATGGACACCGTCACCGAGCAGCGCATGGCGATCGCCATGGCGCGCGAGGGCGGCATCGGCATCCTGCACCGCAACCTCTCCATCGAGGACCAGGCGCAGCAGGTCGACCAGGTCAAGCGCTCCGAGTCGGGCATGATCACGAACCCGGTCACGACCCATCCGGACGCCACGGTGGCCGAGGTCGACGCGATGTGCGGCCGCTACCGCGTCTCGGGCCTCCCGGTGATCGACGACGACGGCATCCTGGTCGGCATCATCACGAACCGCGACATGCGCTTCGTCTCCGACTTCGAGAAGCCGACCGCGCGCGTGCGCGACGTCATGACCAAGGCGCCGCTCATCACCGGCCGGGTCGGCATCGACCCCGACGACGCCGTGGCGATCTTCGCGCAGCACAAGATCGAGAAGCTGCCCCTGATCGACGCCGACGGGCGCCTGACGGGCCTCATCACCGTCAAGGACTTCGACAAGTCGGAGAAGTACCCGCACGCGACCAAGGACGCGGAGGGCCGGCTCCGCGTCGGCGCCGCGATCGGGTTCTTCGGCGACGCGTGGGAGCGCGCCGGCAGGCTGCGCGACGCGGGCGTCGACGTGCTCGTCGTCGACACCGCGAACGGCCAGAGCCGCGGCGTGCTCGAGATCATCTCGAAGCTGAAGGCCGACCCGGCGTTCGCCGACATCGACGTGATCGGCGGCAACGTCGCCACGCGCGCCGGCGCGCAGGCGATCATCGACGCCGGCGCGGACGCCGTGAAGGTCGGCGTCGGCCCCGGCTCGATCTGCACCACGCGCGTGGTCGCGGGCGTCGGGGTGCCGCAGGTCACCGCCGTCTACGAGGCCTCGCTCGCCGCCCGCCAGGCCGGCGTGCCGCTCATCGCCGACGGCGGCCTGCAGTACTCGGGCGACATCGCGAAGGCGCTCGTCGCGGGCGCCGACACCGTGATGCTCGGGTCGCTGCTCGCCGGCACGGCCGAGAGCCCGGGCGAGCTGATCTTCGTCAACGGCAAGCAGTTCAAGCAGTACCGCGGCATGGGGTCGCTCGGCGCGCTCCAGACCCGCGGCGAGAAGACCTCGTACTCGAAGGACCGCTACTTCCAGGCCGACGTGCCCAACGACGACAAGCTGATCCCCGAGGGCATCGAGGGGCAGGTGCCGTACCGGGGACCGCTCTCGGCGGTCGCGTACCAGCTCGTCGGCGGGCTGCGGCAGTCCATGTTCTACGTCGGTGCGCGCACCATCCCGGAGCTGAAGGCGCAGGGCAAGTTCGTGCGCATCACGCCGGCCGGGCTCAAGGAGTCGCACCCGCACGACGTGCAGATCGTCGTCGAGGCGCCGAACTACCGGAAGTAG
- a CDS encoding ABC transporter substrate-binding protein, whose translation MSVIAKASAKRSARAAWTGIALAGVSALLLTACSSGETTEPTESDEAAASGDALPIEPGERDLTLKIGTILPQSGALAFLGPPEEAGVALAAQEINDADLGITVDVVYRDSGDTTTDTATVSVTDLLSQDVSGIVGAASSGVSKTVIDQIVAAGVVQFSPANTSADFTEYDDDNLYWRTAPSDTLQGEVLGNLIASDGNATLGMIVLNDPYGTGLAEFTKTAFEAAGGEVVAEELFNEGDSNFDSQIAGVTAANPDAIALITFDQAKIVTPALVGEGFPGDKLYFVDGNLADYSADFAPGLVTGAKGTLPGLDVSTLGDFTDNLLSIDDSLTDFSYAAESYDAVILLALAAYAANSTDGADIASYLQQVSGGSGDGEVVTTFADAAALLSEGEQIDYDGPSGPITFDEHGDPTEATIGIFQYLDDGTYERIGDG comes from the coding sequence ATGAGCGTAATCGCGAAGGCCTCGGCCAAGCGCTCGGCTCGCGCGGCCTGGACGGGGATCGCCCTTGCGGGTGTATCCGCCCTCCTCCTCACCGCGTGCAGTTCGGGTGAGACGACCGAGCCCACCGAGTCCGACGAGGCTGCCGCCTCCGGCGACGCCCTGCCGATCGAGCCCGGCGAGCGTGACCTCACCCTGAAGATCGGTACGATCCTCCCGCAGTCGGGTGCGCTCGCGTTCCTCGGCCCGCCCGAGGAGGCCGGCGTGGCCCTCGCCGCGCAGGAGATCAACGACGCCGACCTCGGCATCACCGTGGACGTGGTCTACCGCGACTCCGGTGACACCACCACCGACACCGCGACCGTCTCGGTGACCGACCTCCTCTCGCAGGACGTCTCGGGCATCGTCGGCGCCGCCTCGTCGGGCGTCTCGAAGACCGTCATCGACCAGATCGTGGCCGCCGGCGTCGTGCAGTTCTCGCCGGCCAACACCTCGGCCGACTTCACCGAGTACGACGACGACAACCTCTACTGGCGCACCGCTCCGTCGGACACGCTCCAGGGCGAGGTGCTCGGCAACCTGATCGCGTCGGACGGCAACGCCACCCTCGGCATGATCGTGCTGAACGACCCGTACGGCACCGGCCTGGCGGAGTTCACCAAGACCGCGTTCGAGGCCGCTGGCGGCGAGGTCGTCGCCGAGGAGCTCTTCAACGAGGGCGACTCGAACTTCGACTCGCAGATCGCCGGCGTCACCGCCGCGAACCCGGACGCGATCGCGCTGATCACGTTCGACCAGGCGAAGATCGTCACGCCGGCGCTGGTCGGCGAGGGCTTCCCCGGCGACAAGCTGTACTTCGTGGACGGCAACCTGGCCGACTACAGTGCGGACTTCGCCCCGGGCCTCGTCACGGGCGCCAAGGGCACCCTGCCCGGTCTCGACGTGAGCACGCTCGGTGACTTCACCGACAACCTGCTCTCGATCGACGACTCGCTGACGGACTTCAGCTACGCGGCTGAGTCCTACGACGCGGTCATCCTGCTGGCGCTCGCGGCCTACGCCGCGAACAGCACCGACGGTGCCGACATTGCGTCGTACCTGCAGCAGGTGTCGGGCGGCTCGGGTGACGGCGAGGTCGTCACCACGTTCGCCGACGCCGCCGCGCTCCTCAGCGAGGGCGAGCAGATCGACTACGACGGTCCTTCGGGCCCGATCACGTTCGACGAGCACGGTGACCCGACCGAGGCGACCATCGGTATCTTCCAGTACCTGGACGACGGTACCTACGAGCGCATCGGCGACGGATAG
- a CDS encoding ABC transporter ATP-binding protein has translation MSSDTVPSKRPEKTTGLHVGDPAPGVKKVDPILVADHVKRTFGGLTAVDVEHVEIPRNAITALIGPNGAGKTTFFNLLTGFDRPDTGTWEFDGRPLAHVPAYRVARMGLIRTFQLTKSLGLLTVMDNMKLGAKGQSGENFFRALLPFLWSGEEKANEEKALDLLTRFKLDAKKDDYAASLSGGQRKLLEMARALMSDPTLVMLDEPMAGVNPALTQSLLDHILDLKAQGMTVLFVEHDMHMVRHIADWVIVMAEGRVVAEGDPHEVMQNPAVIDAYLGSHHDSDLGETETEHVTAMKELIDDEQ, from the coding sequence TTGTCAAGTGACACCGTTCCCTCGAAGCGCCCCGAGAAGACGACCGGGCTGCACGTCGGCGATCCCGCGCCGGGTGTGAAGAAGGTCGATCCGATCCTCGTCGCCGACCACGTGAAGCGCACCTTCGGCGGCCTCACCGCGGTCGACGTCGAGCACGTCGAGATCCCGCGCAACGCCATCACGGCCCTCATCGGGCCGAACGGTGCGGGCAAGACGACCTTCTTCAACCTGCTCACCGGCTTCGACCGGCCCGACACGGGCACCTGGGAGTTCGACGGGCGCCCGCTCGCGCACGTCCCGGCCTACCGGGTCGCGCGCATGGGGCTCATCCGCACCTTCCAGCTGACCAAGTCGCTGGGCCTGCTGACCGTCATGGACAACATGAAGCTCGGCGCGAAGGGCCAGTCGGGCGAGAACTTCTTCCGCGCACTCCTGCCGTTCCTCTGGAGCGGCGAGGAGAAGGCGAACGAGGAGAAGGCGCTCGACCTGCTCACCCGGTTCAAGCTCGACGCCAAGAAGGACGACTACGCGGCCAGCCTCTCCGGCGGCCAGCGGAAGCTGCTCGAGATGGCGCGCGCGCTCATGAGCGACCCCACGCTCGTCATGCTCGACGAGCCGATGGCGGGCGTGAACCCGGCGCTCACGCAGTCGCTGCTCGACCACATCCTCGACCTCAAGGCCCAGGGCATGACCGTGCTGTTCGTCGAGCACGACATGCACATGGTGCGCCACATCGCGGACTGGGTCATCGTCATGGCCGAGGGACGCGTGGTCGCCGAGGGCGACCCGCACGAGGTCATGCAGAACCCGGCCGTGATCGACGCCTACCTGGGCAGCCACCACGACAGCGACCTCGGCGAGACCGAGACCGAGCACGTCACGGCGATGAAGGAGCTCATCGATGACGAACAGTGA
- the groES gene encoding co-chaperone GroES, with the protein MSVSIKPLEDRIVIQQVEAEQTTASGLVIPDTAKEKPQEGEVVAVGPGRIDDNGNRVPLDVAVGDKVIYSKYGGTEVKFGGQDYLVLSARDVLAVVVR; encoded by the coding sequence GTGTCGGTCTCCATCAAGCCGCTCGAGGATCGCATCGTCATCCAGCAGGTCGAAGCGGAGCAGACCACCGCTTCGGGTCTCGTCATCCCGGACACCGCGAAGGAGAAGCCCCAGGAGGGCGAGGTCGTCGCGGTCGGCCCGGGCCGCATCGACGACAACGGCAACCGCGTCCCGCTCGACGTCGCAGTCGGCGACAAGGTGATCTACTCGAAGTACGGCGGAACCGAGGTCAAGTTCGGCGGCCAGGACTACCTGGTGCTCTCGGCCCGCGACGTGCTCGCGGTGGTCGTGCGCTAG
- a CDS encoding branched-chain amino acid ABC transporter permease, which yields MLDWGAIFGNAALEFISPTTAAYALAALGLAVHFGYTGLLNFGQAGFMAIGAYGYALSALRFGLPIWACVLIGIGASVIFALILGIPTLRLRADYLAIVTIAAAEIVRLLFTTNEFDAFTGSASGLSAFQRDLEALNPLPDGSYGFGPWNFSDRTWFFLMIAWVVVALCALLTWMLMRSPWGRVIKGIREDEDAVRSLGKNVYSYKMQSLILGGVFGTLAGMLFVFPRAVVPSYFQPTLTFFIYAILLLGGAATILGPIVGSMVFWVLLSFFSGFVARAVAAGWFPFMTQVQAGQLRFILVGVAIILIVVFMPQGILGNKKELAFVK from the coding sequence ATGCTCGACTGGGGAGCCATCTTCGGCAATGCCGCACTGGAATTCATCAGCCCGACCACCGCGGCGTACGCGCTCGCGGCTCTGGGCCTCGCCGTCCACTTCGGCTACACCGGCCTGCTGAACTTCGGTCAGGCCGGGTTCATGGCCATCGGCGCCTACGGCTACGCGCTCTCGGCGCTGCGCTTCGGGCTGCCGATCTGGGCCTGCGTGCTCATCGGCATCGGCGCATCCGTCATCTTCGCCCTGATCCTCGGTATCCCGACGCTGCGACTGCGCGCCGACTACCTCGCGATCGTGACGATCGCGGCCGCCGAGATCGTCAGGCTGCTGTTCACGACCAACGAGTTCGACGCCTTCACGGGCTCCGCGAGCGGCCTCTCGGCCTTCCAGCGCGACCTGGAGGCCCTGAACCCGCTGCCGGACGGCTCGTACGGGTTCGGCCCGTGGAACTTCAGCGACCGCACCTGGTTCTTCCTCATGATCGCGTGGGTGGTCGTGGCGCTCTGCGCGCTGCTCACCTGGATGCTCATGCGCAGCCCGTGGGGCCGCGTCATCAAGGGCATCCGCGAGGACGAGGACGCCGTGCGCTCGCTCGGCAAGAACGTCTACTCGTACAAGATGCAGAGCCTCATCCTCGGTGGCGTCTTCGGCACCCTGGCGGGCATGCTCTTCGTGTTCCCCCGCGCGGTCGTGCCGAGCTACTTCCAGCCGACGCTGACGTTCTTCATCTACGCGATCCTGCTGCTCGGCGGCGCGGCCACGATCCTCGGGCCGATCGTCGGCTCGATGGTCTTCTGGGTGCTGCTGTCGTTCTTCTCCGGCTTCGTCGCCCGTGCGGTCGCGGCCGGCTGGTTCCCGTTCATGACCCAGGTGCAGGCCGGGCAGCTCCGGTTCATCCTCGTGGGCGTGGCGATCATCCTGATCGTCGTGTTCATGCCACAGGGCATACTCGGCAACAAGAAGGAGTTGGCCTTTGTCAAGTGA
- a CDS encoding DUF4190 domain-containing protein yields MYADADDARPQEDPAAGRPASAGPPAGGSLPEPPPPAREFEEVYDTGVISRLPTGELLVVHRDWDPSPADEHASEEEVVERSLYGTVASASGIIGVLAALFVGWAVPLSIAAIVFGVLGIRRGTGDGARSAIGIATGAAGTLFSMIWIFTYVTAAGVLG; encoded by the coding sequence ATGTACGCCGACGCCGACGACGCCCGGCCGCAGGAGGACCCTGCGGCCGGGCGTCCGGCGTCCGCGGGCCCGCCGGCGGGCGGCAGCCTCCCCGAGCCCCCGCCTCCCGCGCGCGAGTTCGAGGAGGTGTACGACACGGGCGTCATCTCGCGCCTCCCGACCGGGGAACTGCTGGTCGTGCACCGCGACTGGGACCCCTCGCCGGCCGACGAGCACGCCTCCGAGGAGGAGGTCGTGGAGCGCTCGCTCTACGGCACCGTGGCATCCGCGAGCGGCATCATCGGCGTGCTCGCTGCGCTGTTCGTCGGGTGGGCCGTGCCGCTGTCGATCGCGGCGATCGTGTTCGGCGTGCTCGGCATCCGACGCGGCACGGGAGACGGCGCGCGCTCGGCCATCGGGATCGCCACGGGCGCGGCGGGCACGCTCTTCTCGATGATCTGGATCTTCACCTACGTCACCGCGGCCGGCGTGCTCGGCTGA
- a CDS encoding class I SAM-dependent methyltransferase — protein sequence MDRAELVELLSPEGLRLLDSLPRWTGRDQVVQTVAALRREGHSPGVVAAALTQSRLRAKAEAKFGPFAERMLFTEAGLEQATRLRVAALHAGRFDAAGLRRVADLGCGIGGDALAMAAIDLQVTAVEADEVTAAIAAFNLTPFAQAEVVHADAASVPLDDVDAAWLDPARRRTEQGTTTRLRAADYSPSLETVFSIAERMPVGVKLGPGTDRDVIPGDAEAQWVSVDGDLVELVLWTGVLARDGVRRAALVLRDDGAHEMVAAADSPDVETGPLGEYVFEPDPAVIRSRLIGDLARTLGARMVGDGIAYLTADEPAATPFATGFRVLDQLPPDEQDLRRALRDREVGVLEIKKRGVDVDPAALRRRLKLRGDRSATIILTRAQGRHVALLAERV from the coding sequence ATGGATCGCGCCGAGCTGGTCGAGCTGCTGAGCCCGGAGGGCCTCCGGCTCCTCGATTCGCTCCCCCGCTGGACGGGTCGCGACCAGGTCGTCCAGACCGTCGCCGCGCTCCGCAGGGAGGGCCACTCCCCGGGCGTGGTCGCGGCCGCGCTCACCCAGTCGCGGCTGCGCGCGAAGGCCGAGGCGAAGTTCGGTCCCTTCGCGGAGCGGATGCTGTTCACCGAGGCCGGGCTCGAGCAGGCCACCCGGCTGCGGGTGGCGGCGCTGCACGCCGGCCGGTTCGACGCGGCGGGCCTGCGCCGGGTCGCCGACCTCGGCTGCGGCATCGGCGGCGACGCGCTCGCGATGGCGGCGATCGACCTGCAGGTCACCGCGGTCGAGGCCGACGAGGTGACCGCCGCGATCGCGGCCTTCAACCTCACCCCGTTCGCGCAGGCGGAGGTCGTGCACGCGGACGCGGCATCCGTGCCCCTCGACGATGTCGACGCCGCCTGGCTCGATCCCGCCCGCCGTCGCACCGAGCAGGGCACGACGACGCGGCTGCGGGCCGCGGACTACTCCCCGAGCCTGGAGACGGTGTTCTCGATCGCCGAGCGGATGCCGGTGGGCGTCAAGCTCGGGCCGGGGACCGATCGCGACGTGATCCCCGGCGACGCCGAGGCCCAGTGGGTCTCGGTCGACGGCGACCTGGTGGAGCTCGTGCTCTGGACCGGCGTGCTCGCGCGCGACGGCGTGCGGCGCGCCGCCCTGGTGCTGCGCGACGACGGCGCGCACGAGATGGTCGCCGCGGCCGACAGCCCCGACGTGGAGACGGGTCCGCTCGGCGAGTACGTCTTCGAGCCCGACCCCGCCGTGATCCGCTCCCGGCTCATCGGCGACCTCGCCCGCACGCTCGGCGCGCGGATGGTCGGCGACGGCATCGCGTACCTCACCGCAGACGAGCCCGCCGCGACCCCGTTCGCTACCGGCTTCCGCGTGCTCGATCAGCTCCCGCCCGACGAGCAGGACCTCCGGCGCGCACTCCGCGATCGCGAGGTCGGCGTGCTCGAGATCAAGAAGCGCGGGGTGGACGTCGACCCGGCCGCGCTCCGACGCCGGCTGAAGCTCCGCGGCGACCGCAGTGCGACGATCATCCTGACCCGGGCGCAGGGACGCCACGTCGCGCTGCTCGCCGAGCGCGTCTGA